A single Dehalococcoidales bacterium DNA region contains:
- a CDS encoding DUF362 domain-containing protein — protein MVESGKIVNSPLGETGVDIGGSAIGAVRLNPELAYHAIPVLLKEVIDEGSEKAWAEIVSRIDYIYSGLGHAMETLDNDTGFSAEVKARVERGQKLFFKPNIVTPGTIDRMTHGPGNIGVCTPWEFVAALMRWFHDRLGISYHQMSIGEGGSVVSVTAGVETRLLGGDGVVTTQAVMEGKHGDVYGGWGFYFTRKYLADSHDPNHTDDPMSGYEESLSGVCLPSGQVKDKLLVYDINKIDDDRSNGREVPVAKGINFQAITLHKVLVGGNPNNEQDRKDWPGCVLVNVSKLKIHQVELITNVIKNLGVGLYPMEANGSTEPGKIRWLYASPDRPMPPLKTRVPHNRWVGESDEKTGMPLRDKDGNYIIKRTGGMEASMADIIEAVKEQDIMMLHVVDAIETTNVSHAQMGFTPVPEGFIFASNDPVAVDVLSARYLHSMLPVNEARKVQKEHHLPSEFIQRVPLPYSDGQNILTGEGYDSPISRYLAFQHCEERGLGQQQYHVVGRDEWHGGELASLQGRIGRVDAGVFSELVTGTMYWDIFKPLWDLQAMCFSYLEANDSLTGSNYRQTILEDLDENGDGVIDYSEKGRGVGIGFMTYGARLMVTDLSPQDMLRIRFLLGAVPIRFLSKEWNTDGHDFGQRFQAVGALLLAWRMSQIPGEKPDPFFPKMTWGNGKWPSLQYAIHRQLCTRIYGPMFPDRFDTMMSPYGHAFRYADLQWNGNKYTGNIMPAFGFGAAALGDDIIGKYHADVARGGNPLPFVLYVPPGLGSIENGPIPNVEETNDPNLVFTASFKGGEEVWQKLVLSEIP, from the coding sequence ATGGTGGAATCAGGTAAGATTGTTAATTCTCCGCTCGGAGAGACCGGGGTTGATATCGGCGGTTCGGCAATTGGTGCTGTCAGACTCAATCCGGAGCTGGCCTACCATGCGATTCCGGTATTGCTCAAGGAGGTCATCGATGAAGGGAGCGAGAAGGCCTGGGCAGAGATAGTATCTAGAATCGACTATATCTACTCCGGTCTGGGTCACGCCATGGAAACCCTGGACAATGATACCGGCTTCTCCGCCGAGGTGAAAGCGAGGGTAGAACGAGGCCAGAAACTGTTTTTCAAGCCGAATATTGTGACGCCCGGAACGATTGACCGTATGACACACGGTCCGGGTAATATCGGCGTTTGCACGCCGTGGGAGTTTGTCGCTGCGCTGATGCGCTGGTTCCATGACAGGCTGGGGATATCCTACCACCAGATGTCGATTGGTGAAGGTGGGTCTGTGGTATCGGTCACGGCCGGTGTGGAGACACGTCTCCTGGGCGGCGACGGTGTCGTGACGACTCAGGCCGTAATGGAGGGTAAGCACGGTGATGTCTACGGCGGGTGGGGCTTCTACTTTACCCGGAAATACCTTGCGGATAGCCATGACCCGAACCATACCGATGACCCGATGAGTGGCTATGAAGAAAGCCTGTCCGGTGTCTGCCTGCCGTCGGGGCAGGTTAAGGACAAGTTGCTGGTCTACGATATCAACAAGATCGATGATGACCGCTCAAACGGTCGTGAGGTCCCTGTGGCCAAAGGCATTAACTTCCAGGCAATCACGCTGCACAAGGTTCTCGTGGGCGGTAATCCGAATAACGAGCAGGACCGCAAGGACTGGCCGGGGTGTGTGCTGGTGAACGTGTCCAAGCTCAAGATACACCAGGTAGAACTGATTACCAACGTGATTAAGAACCTGGGTGTCGGTCTCTACCCCATGGAGGCCAACGGGAGCACCGAGCCGGGGAAAATCCGGTGGTTGTATGCTTCTCCGGACCGCCCGATGCCGCCACTCAAGACCCGGGTTCCCCACAACAGGTGGGTGGGTGAGAGTGATGAAAAGACCGGGATGCCCCTCCGGGACAAGGACGGCAACTATATTATTAAAAGGACCGGTGGTATGGAAGCGTCCATGGCAGATATCATTGAGGCGGTCAAGGAGCAGGATATCATGATGCTCCACGTCGTTGATGCCATTGAGACGACCAATGTCTCACATGCCCAGATGGGTTTCACGCCGGTGCCGGAGGGCTTTATTTTCGCCAGCAATGACCCGGTCGCGGTGGATGTCCTGTCTGCCCGCTACCTCCACTCGATGCTCCCCGTTAACGAGGCGAGGAAGGTCCAGAAGGAGCACCACCTGCCTTCCGAATTCATCCAGAGGGTGCCCCTCCCGTATTCGGACGGGCAGAATATCCTTACCGGTGAGGGGTATGACTCCCCGATTTCCCGCTACCTGGCATTCCAGCACTGTGAAGAAAGGGGACTGGGGCAACAGCAGTATCATGTAGTCGGGCGTGATGAGTGGCATGGAGGCGAACTGGCCTCACTCCAGGGTCGCATCGGGCGAGTTGATGCCGGTGTGTTTTCCGAACTGGTCACCGGCACGATGTACTGGGATATATTCAAACCGCTCTGGGACCTCCAGGCGATGTGCTTTTCCTATCTGGAGGCGAATGACAGCCTGACCGGCTCCAACTACAGGCAGACGATACTCGAAGACCTCGATGAAAATGGTGATGGCGTAATCGATTACAGTGAGAAAGGCCGGGGGGTTGGCATTGGATTCATGACCTATGGTGCGCGCCTGATGGTAACGGACTTGAGCCCCCAGGATATGCTGCGGATAAGGTTCCTCCTTGGCGCAGTACCAATCCGGTTCCTGAGCAAAGAGTGGAACACCGACGGGCATGACTTCGGCCAGCGTTTTCAGGCCGTTGGCGCACTGCTTCTGGCATGGCGGATGTCGCAGATACCGGGGGAGAAACCGGACCCGTTCTTCCCGAAGATGACCTGGGGCAACGGTAAATGGCCCAGCCTGCAGTACGCAATACACAGGCAACTGTGCACCCGGATATACGGCCCCATGTTCCCTGACCGGTTTGACACGATGATGTCGCCATACGGACACGCTTTCCGGTATGCCGACCTGCAGTGGAATGGCAACAAATATACCGGCAATATAATGCCGGCCTTTGGGTTTGGTGCTGCCGCCCTGGGAGACGATATCATCGGGAAGTACCATGCGGACGTGGCCCGGGGAGGGAACCCGCTGCCCTTTGTTCTCTACGTACCGCCCGGGTTGGGGAGTATCGAGAACGGGCCTATCCCTAATGTTGAGGAGACTAACGACCCCAATCTGGTATTTACGGCAAGCTTCAAGGGCGGCGAAGAGGTCTGGCAGAAGCTGGTGCTCTCCGAGATACCCTAG